From a region of the Tamandua tetradactyla isolate mTamTet1 chromosome 10, mTamTet1.pri, whole genome shotgun sequence genome:
- the LOC143647807 gene encoding acyl-protein thioesterase 1-like isoform X2, producing MCGDMSASPPAITPATCKGAAAVIFLHGLGDRGHGWAEALTGIRSSHMKYICPHAPVIAVPLNMNMSMPSWFDIIGLLPDSQEEEPGIKQAAENVKTLIDQEVKNGIPSNRIIWGGFSQGPVHGANKDMSILQCHGDVRPFSSPKFGSRTAEKLKTLVNTAIVTFRTYEGLMSPGNDGYQAIH from the exons ATGTGCGGGGACATGTCAGCCTCGCCGCCCGCCATCACGCCTGCCACCTGCAAGGGTGCAGCGGCTGTTATTTTTCTTCACGGATTGGGAGACAGAGGGCATGGATGGGCAGAAGCCTTGACAGGTATCAGAAGTTCACATATGAAGTATATATGCCCGCATGCGCCGGTTATTGCTGTTCCATTAAATATGAATATGAGTATGCCTTCTTGGTTTGATATTATTGGGCTTTTGCCTGATTCACAGGAGGAAGAACCTGGAATCAAGCAGGCAGCAGAAAACGTGAAAACTTTGATAGATCAAGAGGTGAAGAATGGAATTCCTTCCAACAGGATTATTTGGGGAGGATTTTC GCAGGGTCCTGTCCATGGTGCTAATAAAGATATGTCTATCCTCCAATGCCATGGGGATGTGAGGCCCTTTAGTTCCCCTAAATTTGGTTCTCGTACTGCTGAAAAGCTAAAAACGTTGGTAAATACAGCAATTGTAACCTTCAGAACCTATGAGGGTTTGATGTCACCAGGAAATGATGGATATCAAGCAATTCACTGA
- the LOC143647807 gene encoding acyl-protein thioesterase 1-like isoform X1 — MCGDMSASPPAITPATCKGAAAVIFLHGLGDRGHGWAEALTGIRSSHMKYICPHAPVIAVPLNMNMSMPSWFDIIGLLPDSQEEEPGIKQAAENVKTLIDQEVKNGIPSNRIIWGGFSQNSSLSSFTALTMQPKPAGVVPSCWLPLRASFLQGPVHGANKDMSILQCHGDVRPFSSPKFGSRTAEKLKTLVNTAIVTFRTYEGLMSPGNDGYQAIH, encoded by the exons ATGTGCGGGGACATGTCAGCCTCGCCGCCCGCCATCACGCCTGCCACCTGCAAGGGTGCAGCGGCTGTTATTTTTCTTCACGGATTGGGAGACAGAGGGCATGGATGGGCAGAAGCCTTGACAGGTATCAGAAGTTCACATATGAAGTATATATGCCCGCATGCGCCGGTTATTGCTGTTCCATTAAATATGAATATGAGTATGCCTTCTTGGTTTGATATTATTGGGCTTTTGCCTGATTCACAGGAGGAAGAACCTGGAATCAAGCAGGCAGCAGAAAACGTGAAAACTTTGATAGATCAAGAGGTGAAGAATGGAATTCCTTCCAACAGGATTATTTGGGGAGGATTTTCCCAGAACTCAAGTCTTTCAAGCTTC ACTGCTCTTACTATGCAACCAAAACCCGCAGGTGTTGTACCCAGTTGCTGGCTTCCACTTCGGGCTTCATTTCTGCAGGGTCCTGTCCATGGTGCTAATAAAGATATGTCTATCCTCCAATGCCATGGGGATGTGAGGCCCTTTAGTTCCCCTAAATTTGGTTCTCGTACTGCTGAAAAGCTAAAAACGTTGGTAAATACAGCAATTGTAACCTTCAGAACCTATGAGGGTTTGATGTCACCAGGAAATGATGGATATCAAGCAATTCACTGA